A genomic window from Salvia splendens isolate huo1 chromosome 11, SspV2, whole genome shotgun sequence includes:
- the LOC121756136 gene encoding signal recognition particle 14 kDa protein-like isoform X1 translates to MVRLQPDPFLNELTNMFERTTEKGSVWVTLKHSSDKSKVKRNKMKTAGEKIEFKCLIRATDGKKTISTMVGPKDHQRFQWSYATILKARMTALKKRERKDKRKTADSDKKQDLKKQSKPSN, encoded by the exons ATG GTACGGCTACAGCCTGATCCCTTCCTCAATGAGCTCACCAATATGTTTGAGCGGACTACAGAAAAGGGCTCTGTGTGGGTTACTTTGAAGCACT CTTCTGACAAGTCCAAGGTTAAGAGGAATAAGATGAAGACAGCTGGGGAAAAGATTGAATTTAAGTGCCTCATTCGAGCTACAGATGGAAAGAAGACTATTTCAACAATG GTCGGTCCAAAAGATCACCAACGTTTCCAGTGGAGTTATGCAACTATCTTGAAAGCCCGGATGACTGCCTTGAAAAAGAGGGAGAGGAAGGACAAGCGAAAGACAGCAGATTCTGATAAAAAGCAGGACCTGAAGAAGCAATCCAAACCCTCTAACTAA
- the LOC121756136 gene encoding signal recognition particle 14 kDa protein-like isoform X2 — MFERTTEKGSVWVTLKHSSDKSKVKRNKMKTAGEKIEFKCLIRATDGKKTISTMVGPKDHQRFQWSYATILKARMTALKKRERKDKRKTADSDKKQDLKKQSKPSN, encoded by the exons ATGTTTGAGCGGACTACAGAAAAGGGCTCTGTGTGGGTTACTTTGAAGCACT CTTCTGACAAGTCCAAGGTTAAGAGGAATAAGATGAAGACAGCTGGGGAAAAGATTGAATTTAAGTGCCTCATTCGAGCTACAGATGGAAAGAAGACTATTTCAACAATG GTCGGTCCAAAAGATCACCAACGTTTCCAGTGGAGTTATGCAACTATCTTGAAAGCCCGGATGACTGCCTTGAAAAAGAGGGAGAGGAAGGACAAGCGAAAGACAGCAGATTCTGATAAAAAGCAGGACCTGAAGAAGCAATCCAAACCCTCTAACTAA
- the LOC121756130 gene encoding uncharacterized protein LOC121756130 gives MATTTLASSSAPFFQHVSLGCSNAKADAAPLFHVQYFSRTNFGLSRPLIYCGSSSMGKRLPLKPISAVGSGLEATITDPDKNQISIKNVEIVVESKDDDKMQVRVDLPGKETQIVFEKILRNLARTAPPVPGFRREKGGKTSKVPKDFLLQIIGEDRVTKFTIQEIVSTTLADYVKKENLTVKENKINTIQTAEELKSMFIPGNDFGFNATLELEKATEVEVTVEE, from the exons ATGGCAACCACGACGCTGGCTTCATCTTCTGCTCCTTTCTTTCAG CATGTTTCTCTCGGTTGCAGCAATGCCAAGGCAGATGCTGCTCCTTTGTTTCATGTCCAATATTTTTCTCGAACAAACTTTGGACTCTCAAG GCCGCTGATTTACTGTGGCTCCTCAAGCATGGGCAAGAGACTTCCACTGAAGCCAATATCTGCTGTTGGTTCAG GTTTAGAGGCGACAATAACAGATCCAGACAAGAATCAAATTAGCATTAAAAATGTTGAGATAGTAGTGGAGTCTAAGGATGATGATAAGATGCAA GTAAGGGTCGATTTGCCTGGGAAAGAAACACAGATAGTGTTTGAGAAAATTCTCAGAAACTTAGCTCGTACAGCTCCACCGGTTCCTGGATTCCGCAGAGAAAAAGGAG GGAAGACATCTAAA GTCCCAAAGGACTTCCTTCTGCAAATCATTGGTGAAGATCGAGTTACAAAGTTCACTATCCAAGAGATTGTGAGCACAACATTGGCTGATTATGTGAAGAAG GAAAATCTGACTGTTAAGGAGAACAAGATCAACACAATACAAACTGCTGAAGAGCTCAAATCTATGTTCATCCCTGGGAATGATTTTGGGTTTAATGCTACTCTCGAACTCGAGAAAGCCACAGAAGTTGAGGTGACTGTTGAAGAATAG
- the LOC121756135 gene encoding uncharacterized protein LOC121756135, with protein sequence MVQGHTKGRSLRTPLQSDRFLRFFYVLPGWEGSVAESRVLRDALTRPNGLKVPRGSYYLCDNGYANSEGFLTPFKGVRYHLKEWGPQHQRPTSPRELYNMSHTMARNIIERAFAILKLRWEILRSTSFYPIQTQSRLIMSYFLLHTTT encoded by the exons ATGGTTCAAG GTCACACAAAGGGCAGATCTCTACGAACACCCTTGCAGTCTGACAGGTTCTTAAGATTCTTTTACGTCCTACCGGGATGGGAGGGATCAGTAGCTGAGTCCCGCGTTCTCCGTGATGCTTTGACTCGTCCCAACGGACTCAAAGTCCCTAGAG GCTCGTATTACTTGTGCGATAACGGCTACGCCAATAGTGAAGGATTCCTGACACCTTTCAAAGGAGTTAGGTATCATCTTAAGGAATGGGGGCCACAACATCAGAGGCCGACTAGTCCACGAGAACTCTACAACATGAGCCATACCATGGCACGGAATATAATCGAGCGTGCATTTGCCATATTGAAATTGCGGTGGGAAATATTGCGCAGCACAAGCTTTTACCCCATTCAGACTCAGTCCCGACTCATCATGTCGTACTTTCTCCTGCACACAACTACATAA